The window GGGCTCTTGGCCTTCCGGGACCGCGTCTCCTCCGACTCGTCGGACTCACGTCTCTCCGTGCGTTCCGCCTCGTCCATGTCGTCGGGCAACTCCATCCCTTCGGTCATTGCCGACTCGGAGCGTCCGGACGTCGTGGAGGTCTTCATGCCGGAAGGGGACTACGACGCGGCGCAACGGCTCGCCGTCGTCGTCATCGTCCCTCCCAACGCCTTCCACAACGACACCCTTGTGGTGCAAGCTGCTGTCCTCGACAACATCGGCCACCTCCTGCCCGAGGTCGTCCCGTCCTCGCTCGGGGCTATGTACCTCCGCTTCGCGACCTGGGAGGACAGACGTGAGGCGCTTCGCCGCCGGCCGTTCATGCATGAGGGCGCGCGGATCGACCTCTTCCCTGAGGAGGAGTATGACCGCGTCGCTCCCCGCCTTGACGTGTGTGCGGTGCTGGCCGCCACCGGCTTCCCTGCCGAGTTCCTCACCCCGAACTGCATCCCCGCCATGTTCTCGGGCTTCGGCAAGGTGTTGGAGATCGACCCCCTGGTGCTGTCTGGCCGCGAGTTAGCCACCGTGCGGGccgtggtctttctcaagaacccgcgccgcgtccccTGTGACGTGTGGCCGCTGGGGGGCGGTGGGGCACGCACATTGTCGCGGTGCGTCCCGTGCATGCCTGGAGCCGCGACGACTCCTTCTCTGCTGACGGGGCCTACCTCCCATTCTTCTCCGAGCTGTCGCCTCCCTTTGCTCACAACGCCGCGGTTCTCCTGGGGCAACCAGTGGGAGCACATGCTGAGGGGCCCGCGGGGGTGGGCAACGCCTCGCCTGTGTGTTGCGCCTCTTGGGTGCTCCCCCCTGAGCCTCAGCCCGCCGCGCCGAGTCCCTGCGTCCCCTGCTCCTGGTGGGGCCCCGCCTACCCTGGTCGGCGCGGTCTCCGCCGGGCAGGCCTCGGCGTCTAGCGGTCGCTCCAGCATCGCGCTGGTGGAGATTGACGAGCCCGGTGACGGTGTGGTGGCGCCGCCGCCCGAACGACGCCGGAGCGCGCGGATTGCCCACGACGAGCCGTCCAACTAGATGGGCATGGAAGAGAAGGCCATGCGGCTTAGGGCTCTTCGTGATGCTCTGACCGGCTGCTCGCCGCGCCTCAAGTCTAAGGTGGCGAAGGCGAAGATGCTTGACGGGGTGCTCAACCCATTGACCGCGGCGGCTGCGATCCCGTCTGCCCCGGTGCATGCTAGGTCCGATGATTAAGATGTCTCCGTGTTTCACATTGTGTCGCGCCTATCCCCCCCGCCCTCTATCGTGCCCTAGGGCTAACTATGCGGGTATCTACAGCGTTTGTGCTGTCCGCCGCTGTGGTGTTAGTTTGTACCCCGTCAAGGGCGTGGTGTCGTCTCTGTTTTCTTCCCTCTCTGTACTTGGTGCTTCTGTCTGTGATGGATAGTGCCTCGTACTCTAAACTCTCGTTCCTGTGTTGAAACGTGCAAGGGCTGGGGAACGCTGACAAGTGTAACGTAGTGAGGAACGCTATCCACACTGTCAACCCCGTGCTCGCTTGTATCCAGGAGAGCAAACTATCTGAGTTATCCACCGTTAAGGCTCGCTCGTTCTTGCATACCCGCCTCGGTTCGTTCGTGGCCAAAGATGCGGATGGTAGCAGAGGTGGGATCGTCACCGCTTGGGACCCCAGCGTCCTGAGTctgtcctcgtcctcgtcctcccgTTACACGCTTACTGCCTCCCTTTCTTCCACGCGGTGCGCTCTCTCCTTCAGGATCACTAACGTTTACGCCCCCTCTGATCATGCCTTGACGGCGGACTTTGTTGAGGACCTCCGGTCGGTCTCGTTGGGCATCACCGGCCCCTGGCTGGTGCTAGGGGACTTTAATCTCATCCGCTTCCCTCACAAGAAGAATAACAACCGTTTTGATGCTTCTCGTGCGGCTGTATTCAACTCCCTCGTTAACTCTCTTGCTCTGCACGAGCTCGCCCTGCCGGATCGGCTTTTTACATGGACGAGCAAGTGGGACCCCCCCACTCTGGCACATTTGAATCGCGTTTTCTTTGATTCCTCATGGGACGTCGCCTTCCCGGACTCGTGTCTGTCGTCTCGTCCTCGTCCTACCTCGGATCATGTGCCCCTGGTAGTGGAGGCGGCGACGAGAATTCCTTCCTCCTCGCGCTTTTTCTTTGAGAACGCTTGGCTCCACGACCCACAATTTCTCccctctcccctcccctcctgGTCGAGCACGGGGGCCGGTCGGTGCGCAGTGGGCTGCCTGGCAGCCCGCAAGAAAAGGTTTCGGGCTGCGGCCAAGGTTTGGAAAAGGCTCCACAAATTCATTCCTACTTTTGATAATAATTGCAAATTCGTGATTGACCTGCTTGACTTCTGGGAGGAGTGCCGTCCCCTGTCCTTTGATGAAAGACAGCTCAGGAAGGATGCGCGCGCGGCTTTGGCGGCCTCGATCAGGCGGCAGAGCGCGTACTGGAAGCAGCGCGGGAAATGCCGTGCTGTCTGTGAGGGGGACGAGAACACCGGCTTCTTCCATGCGAGCGcctcccaccgccgccgcgccaACACGGTCCGTGTCCTCGACGTCGACGGCGCGATGGTGATGGACCATGCGGGGAAGGCGGCGGCCCTGCTCACTTTCTACTCAGAGCTGTTGGGCTGGGCTCGCCCCTCCGTGTGGCGCTTCGACCTTGAGGCTCTCTACCGCGACGCGCCGAGGGTGGATGCGGCGGCCCTGGTCGCGCCGTTCTCATCCAGCGAGATCAAGGAGGCGGCGAACCTCCTCGACCGGACTAGCGCGCCCGGACCGGACAGCCTTGGCCCCGCGTTCTACCAGGCCGCTTGGAGTGCGGTCGCGGGCGACTTGCAGCGGCTTTTCGACGCGGTCCATGATGGCACCGCGAACCTCGACGCCATCAACCGCGCGTACATTGCCCTGCTGCCCAAAGGTGGGGGCGTGCCGACGCCGGGCGCTTTCCGCCCAGTCTCCCTTCAGAATGGGGACGTAAAAATCCTCTGCCGTGGCCTCACCTCGAGGTTGCAGAAGCAGATCGGGGGCATCATCGACGTCGACCAGTCTGGGTTCTTGGCGGGAAGGAGCATCTCCAAGAACTTCGTGTATGCCGCCGAGGTGGTCCAGTGCTGCCACAAACGGGGGGCGCCTGCCCTCGTGTTCAAGCTGGACTTCGCCAAGGCGTTCGACTCGGTCGACTGGGGGGCGCTACGCCGGATCCTCATGGCGCGCGGCTTTCCCGACCGGTGGTGCGCCTGGATGGACCTGATCTTCGAGTCCTCGCGGTCGGCGGTGCTGCTGAACGGCGTGCCCGGGCGGTGGTTCACGGTGCGCCGGGGGCTGCGGCAAGGTGACCCATGCTCGCCCTATCTCTTCCTCATCGTCGCCGATGTGCTGCAGCAGTTTATCAGGCAAGATGGGGGGCTGTTCCACCCTCTCGTTGATGGCGAGCCCCCCTGGTGCTGCAATATGCCGATGATACGCTTGTCATCCTTCGCGCGGACACCGGCGCCGCTGCCCGCCTCCGCCGTATCCTCGACGACTTTGCGGCGGCGACGGGGCTGGACATCAACTTCGTCAAAAGTACTCTGGTCCCCATGCACGTACCCGAGGAGGTGTTGGTGGAGACCGTTGGCGCCCTTGGCTGCGCCGTTCAAGGGTTCCCGCAAGCCTACCTTGGGCTCCCGTTGTCGTGGGAAAAGCTCTGCTTCGCTGACTTCCTACCCCTGATCGCGAAGGTTGACAAGTACCTGGCGGGATGGAGAGCTCGTCTTCTCTCCCCGGCCGGGCGTTTGGTCCTGATCAACGCTGTTCTCGACGCCCTCCCCACTTACGCCATGGCGGCGATGATGCTCCCGCTGGCGGTGATCAAGGAGCTCGACTCGCTCCGTCGGGCCTTCCTCTGGAATGCGGTCGAACGCGCCTCTGGAGCACAATGCCTGGTGGCTTGGGAGCGCGTTTGCAGGACCAAGGCGGAGGGTGGGCTGGGCGTCCGAGACCTCGCCACGCAGAATCGCTGCCTACTGCTCAAGATGCTACACCGGCTCCACACAGCCTCCTCGTCCTCGAGATGGGCCCTATGGGTGTGGGCGGAGCTCGACGACCGCTCCCTTCTCTCGTCAACGGCAAGCAGGAGCGCGGGGGAGCACAGCAAGGCGCTGGCGCGGCTGCTCCCGCTGTACCGCGGGATCACCAGGGTGACGGTGCGCGATGGAAGGCGGACGTCCTTCTGGCTCGACTCCTGGCTCCCGTGTGGGCCTCTCGCGGTGGCTCTTCCGGTGCTGCACTCACACACGACGGTGAAGGAGGCCACGGTGTGGCATGTGCGTGCGCGCGGCCTGGACAGTGTGCTGGTGCCCAGGCTTACCTCTGCCGGCGCCGTGGAGCGGGCTACCCTTCTGGCCCTGATCGGCGATAATGCTACGGGCCCCGGTGACGACGAGCGCAGACCGATGTTGTGCTCGGGCGCGCGTGGGAGCCTCGTAACGGCAGCCGTCTACGCCCTGGAGAGATTCGGCGGCGTGCAGGCGTCGTTCGCAGCGTTCCTCTGGGGGTGCGCTGCTCCCTCCCGCGTTCGCTTCTTCGGGTGGCTCCTGGTCCAACGACGGGTCAACGCAAGAGACGTCCTGTTGCGGAAGACCATCGTCACGACGGAGGGGGCTGCTTGTCTTGTCTGTTCGTGCAAACTGGAGACGGCGGATCACATGGTGTTTGAGTGCCCTTTCGCCCGATCATTCTGGCGGGCTGTGGGGGTCGACGTGGTCGACAAAGGCTATCAGGTGGGCGCGCTCCAGGATCTTGACGTCTGGGGGGTGGTCGGAGATACTGCTTGCGCTACCTTCGCTCTTCTGTGCTGCTGGCAGCTATGGAAGCACAGGAATGCCGTGGTCTTCCGTGGGGCGGGTGCCCTCCCTCGCCCGTCTTCTCGCATGCTGTAGGGAAGACTCGACACTGTGGCAAGGACGCCTGAAAGTAGCTGAACGGGCGTGTGTCGACAGATGGCTGCAGGTGTTCTCGTACCCTGGGAGGTAGCCAGTGCTATGTTTTTGTGGATTGTGTAATCCTCCCCCCCTCTCTCCATCTCATGTAAAACTTTCTGTCTCCCTCCCGGGGGTGTGAATcaaatagaaaaagaaaattCAGGTGAAGGGCTTTGCCCTCCCCCGGTGATCTTAAAAAAAAAACGCCTTTTGCACTTTGAGGGCCTATGGCATCCCTCATTTTGTTCTTTCAGAAACCATGTGGGGCGACCGGAATCTGAATACAACCACCGGATTCGTTGTCCGGTAACAGGACGCAACTCAAACTGATCTTGGCAAATTTGCGGCATTTTACGCTGTGGTTGCCACTGATTTGACACCCACCCACAATTATGATTGCAGACCTTGCAGTTAATTGGCTGTTAATTGACTTTGTCATCACGAGCACCAGAATGCTACATAGAAAGTGTGAACACAATTAGACTATTTTTATGAAGGCTTAGCACAGCCTGATGACATTCCTGAATACACACACACGGCCAAGTTCAGGCGATGCACCGAAAGAAGCCTGATGAAgagcatggcggctgcggccttttccctttttttgcCCAATTATGTTGTCCCTTTGGAAATACATCCATCATAGGCAAGGTTAACTAAACGTCACCATCACCCACTGGTTTCTCTCTCTGTTTAACTAGTCAGCAACATCCTCTTGGGCACTATCAACATCTGTTGGTGGGGATGGTCCACTAAAACTGTTACCCTGCCCTGCCAGCTTGATTAAAGTGTGTCATAGGCTTCGTAGCTAGCTCAAGCAGGCCAATTGGTCATTGAAGATCAATGTACTAGTTGTCAGTTAAGGCTCTCACAACCCAACAATAAAATCCAAGGATGGTGTGGGTTCTCTTTACTCGATTATAACATTACATGCTATACATTACATAGGAAAGGCATGCAGTTGGGGCCCAATGCATGTCCCTTCAGCTTAGATAAAGGGCAGCCCAGTGCATGTAGTTCTCACTTGCGCAGGGTCTggggaagggtccgaccactttgggtctaTTGTACGCAACATTTCCCTACATTTCTGCAAGAGGCTGTTTCCGGGACTTGAACCCGTGACCTCATGGAGGTCACAAGGCAGCAGCTTTACCACTGCCCCAAGGCTCCCCTTCTTCGCTTCAGCTTAGATATTCATTTTATATTCTAAACTAAAACCATGCAGACAGAGAACGACTCTACCTGCACAGTTTTGATCTGCTTGATGTTTCAAGTCATTTGCTAGGTCAGGGTAAAAGAAATACCCAGTCGGAAAATATAAACCTCTGTGCATGCTATCTGTGTACAGAGCGCATGGTATCACGAGATTATTCTGAACTAGCAAGTTGTTATGATTGGCAGGCGGCAATGCTGCAAGGTATATATACAACTATGGATGCGATACATAATTAAAGTTTGTACAGACCGAACTATGGATGCACAAAGACCGAAGGATATTTCTATTTACAACTCCTGCGGTAATATAATTTGCTATAAAGCATTGCTCAAACAGCAAAGGATATAGTTCGAAAATTAGGCCCAAGGGAAATCTTATACATGGCAGGCCCAAGATCACAGGATTGTGTATCAATTTTGCAGATTCTTCTATAACAGTTGCCACGAATCTGAGGACTGTATATCATCAGCCAAGAAAACTGAC is drawn from Aegilops tauschii subsp. strangulata cultivar AL8/78 chromosome 1, Aet v6.0, whole genome shotgun sequence and contains these coding sequences:
- the LOC141035192 gene encoding uncharacterized protein, which codes for MGMEEKAMRLRALRDALTGCSPRLKSKVAKAKMLDGVLNPLTAAAAIPSAPESKLSELSTVKARSFLHTRLGSFVAKDADGSRGGIVTAWDPSVLSLSSSSSSRYTLTASLSSTRCALSFRITNVYAPSDHALTADFVEDLRSVSLGITGPWLVLGDFNLIRFPHKKNNNRFDASRAAVFNSLVNSLALHELALPDRLFTWTSKWDPPTLAHLNRVFFDSSWDVAFPDSCLSSRPRPTSDHVPLVVEAATRIPSSSRFFFENAWLHDPQFLPSPLPSWSSTGAGRCAVGCLAARKKRFRAAAKVWKRLHKFIPTFDNNCKFVIDLLDFWEECRPLSFDERQLRKDARAALAASIRRQSAYWKQRGKCRAVCEGDENTGFFHASASHRRRANTVRVLDVDGAMVMDHAGKAAALLTFYSELLGWARPSVWRFDLEALYRDAPRVDAAALVAPFSSSEIKEAANLLDRTSAPGPDSLGPAFYQAAWSAVAGDLQRLFDAVHDGTANLDAINRAYIALLPKGGGVPTPGAFRPVSLQNGDVKILCRGLTSRLQKQIGGIIDVDQSGFLAGRSISKNFVYAAEVVQCCHKRGAPALVFKLDFAKAFDSVDWGALRRILMARGFPDRWCAWMDLIFESSRSAVLLNGVPGRWFTVRRGLRQGDPCSPYLFLIVADVLQQFIRQDGGLFHPLVDGEPPWCCNMPMIRLSSFARTPAPLPASAVDKYLAGWRARLLSPAGRLVLINAVLDALPTYAMAAMMLPLAVIKELDSLRRAFLWNAVERASGAQCLVAWERVCRTKAEGGLGVRDLATQNRCLLLKMLHRLHTASSSSRWALWVWAELDDRSLLSSTASRSAGEHSKALARLLPLYRGITRVTVRDGRRTSFWLDSWLPCGPLAVALPVLHSHTTVKEATVWHVRARGLDSVLVPRLTSAGAVERATLLALIGDNATGPGDDERRPMLCSGARGSLVTAAVYALERFGGVQASFAAFLWGCAAPSRVRFFGWLLVQRRVNARDVLLRKTIVTTEGAACLVCSCKLETADHMVFECPFARSFWRAVGVDVVDKGYQVGALQDLDVWGVVGDTACATFALLCCWQLWKHRNAVVFRGAGALPRPSSRML